The following proteins are encoded in a genomic region of Streptomyces sp. NBC_01723:
- a CDS encoding chaplin, with amino-acid sequence MGLATRNGVLAAAASGVMALALPVSSALAADGAGADAAAGGSPGLLSGNAIQVPVEVPVNICGNTVDVAGLLNPAAGNSCANKNGAKTGSSRGGNGSAASSGSSQENGGEAASSGASAQSHTADSPGLLSGNGLQLPVDLPVNVSGNSVSVVGLGNPVFGNESVNGRDDQARPTPNTPAPKPAAPERAVPGNPAPETPVHAWTQPGSESAAPVLAHTGADLTVGAVAGSAALLIAGGVLYRRFRPDPTR; translated from the coding sequence ATGGGACTGGCTACCCGAAACGGTGTACTCGCCGCCGCTGCGTCCGGCGTGATGGCGCTGGCACTACCGGTGTCCTCCGCCCTCGCGGCCGACGGAGCCGGCGCCGACGCTGCGGCGGGCGGCTCGCCCGGGCTGCTCTCCGGCAACGCCATCCAGGTCCCGGTGGAGGTGCCGGTGAACATCTGCGGCAACACGGTGGACGTCGCGGGGTTGCTCAACCCGGCCGCGGGCAACTCCTGCGCGAACAAGAACGGCGCGAAGACCGGTAGTTCGCGGGGCGGCAACGGATCGGCCGCCTCCAGCGGCAGTTCCCAGGAGAACGGCGGAGAGGCGGCCTCCAGCGGGGCGTCGGCTCAGAGCCACACCGCCGATTCGCCCGGGCTGCTCTCCGGCAACGGTCTTCAACTCCCGGTCGACCTGCCGGTGAACGTGTCCGGGAACAGTGTCAGTGTGGTCGGCCTGGGCAACCCGGTCTTCGGAAACGAGTCGGTCAACGGCCGCGACGACCAGGCCCGCCCGACCCCGAACACCCCGGCCCCGAAGCCTGCCGCCCCGGAGCGTGCGGTCCCGGGCAACCCGGCCCCGGAGACGCCGGTCCACGCCTGGACACAGCCCGGCTCCGAGTCGGCCGCGCCCGTGCTGGCTCACACCGGAGCGGACCTCACGGTCGGCGCCGTCGCCGGGAGTGCCGCGCTTCTCATCGCGGGTGGTGTCCTGTACCGCCGCTTCCGCCCGGACCCCACCCGCTGA